A single region of the Arvicanthis niloticus isolate mArvNil1 chromosome 28, mArvNil1.pat.X, whole genome shotgun sequence genome encodes:
- the Sf3b5 gene encoding splicing factor 3B subunit 5: MTDRYTIHSQLEHLQSKYIGTGHADTTKWEWLVNQHRDSYCSYMGHFDLLNYFAIAENESKARVRFNLMEKMLQPSGPPADKPEEN; the protein is encoded by the coding sequence ATGACGGATCGGTATACCATCCACAGCCAGCTGGAGCATCTGCAGTCCAAGTACATCGGCACGGGCCACGCCGACACCACCAAGTGGGAATGGCTGGTGAACCAGCACCGGGATTCCTACTGCTCCTACATGGGTCACTTCGACCTCCTCAACTACTTCGCCATTGCTGAGAATGAGAGCAAAGCGCGCGTGCGCTTCAACCTGATGGAGAAAATGCTGCAGCCCAGCGGGCCGCCGGCGGACAAGCCCGAGGAGAACTGA